One segment of Desulfonauticus submarinus DNA contains the following:
- a CDS encoding LPS-assembly protein LptD, with protein sequence MSKLYLSLLFFIGIFFLSFNQAGAEENSPWHLQADKITANDQTKIIEAKGNIYLYQKDNFLKADYIRYYIDTNWIYLKGNVKIKWSGDLLEGKEAEFDLKNKIGWIKQGKIFIPKPHLYIKAHYLERKNSNTYVFKEATLTSCDGTTPAWSLKTSSGTITIEGYAKLWNTRFLVKDYPVLYSPFLIMPAKTKRQSGLLLPQISYSSQKGYNYNQPYFQVINDEQDITLYENYYSKKNLMHGLEYRFTPNLNTKGLLRGDYLYDPKIAKTEQQELSQFQNDGLIRPNHDRFWLRGKINSFLFSPEWETKIDIDYVSDQNYLREFKSGYSGFNYSRKIFLKQFGRDIEETDDLTRTNILSIFRSFKNTSLNAKIVYTENLKYRNHNLPESKDPTIQRLPELNLNLYKTTIPYFSFDIEAQNQAVYFWRRYGTIGKRIDIYPKISKSFKFDYFTLIPKFGYRETLYFIDKYENENSLTDTKHKILQRNIYDFSISSYTELFKIYDFLNTPVKEKKSNFTKLKHTIKPELKYKFRPDKDQRELPYFDSVDRLDPQEELTYSLTNLFTLRKDTLTNNTLQKQYLDFLRIKFEQSYDFREARRNNDLNRYKRRPFSDILTEVDIKFLPYLSHNSKTYYSCYLHKITEHEHLLELTWPDKIHAYFGLDFQEPVDEYKRHRNKRVKILKWGGDILFIPRWKLSLIFRHDLEKNKDLEKTLILSYFHQCFSLDFTFSKTDYEDRYQVMINLLNFGSMGK encoded by the coding sequence ATGTCCAAACTCTATCTTTCTCTCCTTTTCTTCATAGGGATATTTTTTCTGTCTTTTAATCAAGCAGGAGCCGAGGAAAATTCTCCTTGGCACCTGCAAGCAGATAAAATTACGGCTAACGATCAAACTAAAATTATTGAAGCCAAAGGGAATATCTATTTATATCAAAAAGATAATTTTTTAAAAGCAGACTATATTCGGTATTATATAGATACTAATTGGATATATCTAAAAGGAAATGTAAAAATAAAATGGTCAGGAGACCTCTTAGAAGGAAAAGAAGCTGAGTTTGATTTAAAAAATAAAATTGGCTGGATAAAACAGGGAAAAATATTTATCCCCAAACCCCACCTTTATATAAAAGCCCATTATTTAGAACGAAAAAATTCAAATACATATGTATTTAAAGAAGCAACTCTAACTAGCTGTGATGGAACAACTCCTGCTTGGTCTTTAAAAACTTCTTCTGGAACAATAACTATAGAAGGTTATGCCAAACTCTGGAACACTCGCTTTTTAGTAAAAGACTATCCTGTATTATATTCTCCTTTTCTTATTATGCCAGCTAAAACTAAACGCCAAAGTGGTTTACTTTTACCCCAAATATCCTATTCTTCCCAAAAAGGATACAACTACAATCAACCTTATTTCCAAGTTATTAATGATGAACAAGATATCACCCTATATGAAAATTATTATTCTAAAAAAAATCTTATGCATGGTCTTGAATATAGATTTACTCCTAATCTTAATACTAAAGGCTTATTAAGAGGAGACTATCTGTATGACCCTAAAATTGCTAAAACAGAACAGCAAGAATTATCTCAATTTCAAAACGATGGCTTAATTCGTCCTAATCATGATCGCTTTTGGCTTAGAGGCAAAATAAACTCTTTTTTATTTTCGCCAGAATGGGAAACTAAAATAGACATAGATTATGTATCAGATCAAAACTATTTAAGAGAATTTAAATCAGGATATTCAGGATTTAACTATAGCCGCAAAATATTTTTAAAACAATTTGGAAGAGACATTGAGGAAACAGATGATCTCACTAGAACCAATATTTTAAGTATCTTCCGCTCTTTTAAAAATACTTCTTTAAATGCAAAAATAGTTTATACTGAAAATTTAAAATATAGAAATCATAATCTACCAGAAAGCAAAGATCCAACTATACAACGCCTGCCAGAATTAAATCTTAATTTATATAAGACTACCATTCCATATTTTAGTTTCGATATAGAAGCACAAAATCAAGCTGTATATTTCTGGAGAAGATATGGAACTATAGGAAAACGTATAGATATATATCCTAAAATAAGTAAATCATTCAAATTTGATTATTTTACTCTTATACCTAAATTTGGCTATAGAGAAACTCTTTACTTCATAGATAAATACGAAAATGAAAATTCCTTAACAGATACAAAACATAAAATTTTACAAAGAAATATATATGATTTTTCTATCTCATCATATACAGAATTATTTAAAATTTATGATTTTCTTAACACTCCTGTTAAAGAAAAAAAATCCAATTTCACTAAACTAAAACATACTATTAAACCAGAATTAAAATACAAATTTAGACCTGACAAAGATCAAAGAGAACTTCCCTATTTTGACAGTGTAGATAGACTAGATCCTCAAGAAGAACTAACCTACTCTTTAACCAATTTATTTACTCTTAGAAAAGACACTTTAACCAATAATACTCTTCAAAAACAATATTTAGATTTTTTACGTATAAAATTTGAACAAAGTTATGATTTTAGAGAAGCGAGAAGAAATAATGATTTAAATCGTTACAAAAGAAGGCCCTTTTCTGATATTTTAACAGAAGTAGATATAAAGTTTCTTCCCTATTTATCTCACAACTCAAAAACATATTATTCATGTTATTTACATAAAATCACAGAGCATGAACACCTTTTAGAATTAACATGGCCAGACAAAATACATGCCTATTTTGGTTTAGATTTCCAAGAACCAGTAGATGAATATAAACGTCATCGAAATAAAAGAGTAAAAATTTTAAAATGGGGAGGAGATATTCTATTCATACCCAGATGGAAACTATCTCTTATTTTTCGCCATGATTTAGAAAAAAATAAAGACTTAGAAAAAACTCTTATCCTATCATATTTTCATCAATGTTTCAGTCTAGACTTTACTTTTTCTAAAACAGATTACGAAGATAGGTACCAAGTAATGATAAACCTCTTAAATTTCGGCTCAATGGGGAAATAA
- the mutL gene encoding DNA mismatch repair endonuclease MutL has product MVPSIKILPPEIQNQIAAGEVVERPASVLKELIENSLDAGATSIEVNLKKGGLESIEVIDNGVGIQEQELELALTRHATSKITYFPDLLSISTYGFRGEALPSIASVSKFTLKSRPKYQEIGFEINVKFGQIQPKKPITMPYGTHVIVNELFANIPARLKFLKTPPTEKRRSIQTFLKQALPHTEIEFKLFSDKQEIFHFYAQEDILSRLTKIWPKHIVSCLEKINFQDDNIQITGLASRPESIQARGDRIFLYVNKRPVQDKLLLSAIKKAYEGKILRNEFPQVILFLDIPPELVDVNVHPAKLEVRFSEEKTIFNAVRKAIQNTLEATTLFSFHPTKTNQPNSLSTIKEIKEHSPIYIAPEINAKPTINFQTEQSKKNTFTQNKEKISVVKEDFVYLGQIDKTYLLLKQANIFLVLDQHAIHERILFEEFKNQKTEKKKLLLPLNYSLTGEEKICLEKFWVTFNKMGFSLSLSANNILEINAIPSPFSPEEAKLFIQEILSKQINKFEEMLKIMACRASIKAGDELTTDEALALIFKWQSCPNKEFCPHGRPTLLVLKDDILAPLFKRGK; this is encoded by the coding sequence ATGGTACCAAGTATTAAAATATTGCCTCCAGAAATTCAAAACCAAATTGCAGCAGGAGAAGTAGTAGAAAGGCCAGCTAGTGTTTTAAAAGAGTTAATTGAAAATAGTTTAGATGCTGGTGCAACCTCTATTGAAGTAAACTTAAAAAAAGGAGGTCTTGAGTCAATAGAAGTTATTGATAATGGAGTTGGTATTCAAGAACAAGAACTAGAACTTGCCCTTACAAGACATGCTACTAGCAAAATAACTTATTTTCCAGATTTACTTTCTATTTCTACTTATGGTTTTAGAGGGGAGGCTCTTCCTTCTATTGCATCTGTATCTAAATTTACTTTAAAATCACGCCCCAAATATCAAGAAATAGGTTTTGAGATAAATGTAAAATTTGGACAAATACAACCTAAAAAACCTATAACTATGCCTTATGGAACACATGTTATAGTAAATGAACTTTTTGCCAATATACCTGCAAGATTAAAATTTCTAAAAACTCCCCCTACAGAAAAAAGACGCTCAATACAAACCTTTCTCAAGCAAGCTCTCCCCCATACCGAAATCGAATTTAAACTATTTTCAGACAAGCAGGAAATTTTTCACTTCTACGCCCAAGAAGATATTCTCTCTCGACTTACTAAAATATGGCCCAAACATATTGTTTCTTGTCTTGAAAAAATAAACTTCCAAGACGATAATATTCAGATTACTGGGTTGGCTAGTAGGCCAGAAAGTATTCAAGCCAGAGGGGATAGAATTTTTCTTTATGTAAATAAAAGACCTGTTCAAGACAAACTTTTACTTAGCGCAATAAAAAAAGCTTATGAAGGAAAAATTCTTAGAAATGAATTTCCACAAGTAATTCTATTTTTAGATATTCCTCCTGAGTTGGTGGATGTAAATGTACATCCAGCAAAACTTGAGGTACGCTTTTCTGAAGAAAAGACAATTTTTAATGCAGTTAGAAAAGCTATCCAAAACACTCTTGAGGCTACTACTCTTTTTAGTTTTCACCCAACAAAAACTAATCAACCAAATTCTTTATCAACAATAAAAGAGATAAAAGAACATAGCCCTATTTACATAGCTCCAGAAATTAATGCTAAACCAACTATTAATTTTCAAACAGAACAAAGCAAAAAAAATACTTTTACTCAAAACAAAGAAAAAATTTCTGTTGTAAAAGAAGATTTTGTTTACTTAGGTCAAATAGACAAAACTTATTTACTTCTCAAACAAGCAAATATCTTCTTAGTTCTAGATCAACATGCTATTCACGAACGTATTTTATTTGAAGAATTCAAAAATCAAAAAACAGAAAAGAAAAAACTACTTTTACCTTTAAATTATTCCTTAACTGGAGAAGAAAAAATTTGTTTAGAAAAATTTTGGGTTACCTTTAATAAAATGGGGTTTTCTTTATCTCTTTCTGCAAACAATATTCTAGAAATAAATGCCATTCCTTCCCCATTTTCTCCTGAAGAGGCAAAATTATTTATTCAAGAAATTTTAAGTAAACAAATTAATAAATTTGAAGAAATGTTAAAAATAATGGCTTGTAGGGCAAGTATTAAAGCAGGAGATGAACTTACCACAGATGAAGCACTAGCCTTAATTTTCAAATGGCAATCCTGTCCCAATAAAGAATTCTGCCCCCATGGAAGACCAACTCTTCTTGTTTTAAAGGACGATATTCTTGCTCCTCTCTTTAAAAGAGGTAAATAA
- the ilvC gene encoding ketol-acid reductoisomerase yields MKIYYEQDASLDVLKNKVVAVIGYGSQGHAHAQNLRDSGVKVVVGQRPGGPNYLKAKEDGFEPVSASEAAAQADLIQILVQDQYQPQVFVKEVLPNLTAGKVLVFSHGFNIHYHQIIPPKDVDVVMVAPKGPGHLVRREYEKGGGVPALVAVHQNYTGKALDYALAYAKGIGATRSGVIETTFAEETETDLFGEQCVLCGGVSALIRAGFETLVEAGYQPEIAFFECMHELKLIVDLLYEGGFKKMHYSISDTAEYGDYTRGPRIVNECVKQEMKKVLKEIQEGTFAREWILENKAGNPAFLALRRKMHEHQIEEVGDKLRSMMAWLKK; encoded by the coding sequence ATGAAGATTTATTATGAACAAGATGCTAGCTTAGATGTTTTAAAAAATAAGGTGGTAGCTGTTATTGGCTATGGAAGTCAGGGGCATGCCCATGCTCAGAATTTAAGGGATTCTGGAGTAAAAGTTGTAGTTGGGCAAAGACCTGGAGGACCTAACTATTTAAAGGCAAAGGAAGATGGCTTTGAACCTGTAAGTGCTTCAGAAGCAGCAGCTCAGGCAGATTTAATTCAAATTTTAGTTCAAGATCAATATCAACCTCAAGTATTTGTAAAAGAAGTATTGCCAAATCTTACGGCTGGAAAAGTGTTGGTTTTTAGTCATGGTTTTAATATTCACTATCACCAGATTATTCCTCCAAAAGATGTTGATGTGGTTATGGTAGCACCTAAAGGTCCAGGACACTTAGTAAGAAGGGAGTATGAAAAAGGAGGAGGTGTTCCTGCTTTAGTTGCAGTGCATCAGAATTATACTGGCAAAGCTCTTGATTATGCTTTAGCTTATGCTAAAGGTATTGGTGCTACTCGTTCTGGGGTTATAGAAACTACTTTTGCTGAAGAGACAGAAACAGACTTATTTGGAGAACAGTGTGTGCTTTGTGGGGGAGTTAGTGCCCTTATTCGAGCAGGATTTGAGACATTGGTAGAAGCAGGTTATCAACCTGAAATAGCTTTTTTTGAATGTATGCATGAGTTAAAATTGATAGTAGATTTACTTTATGAAGGTGGATTTAAAAAAATGCATTATTCTATTTCTGATACAGCAGAATATGGTGATTATACTCGTGGACCTAGGATTGTAAATGAGTGTGTCAAACAAGAAATGAAAAAGGTTTTAAAAGAAATTCAAGAGGGAACTTTTGCCAGAGAATGGATTTTAGAAAACAAAGCGGGTAATCCAGCATTTCTTGCTTTACGTAGAAAAATGCATGAACATCAGATAGAAGAAGTAGGCGATAAACTCCGTTCTATGATGGCTTGGTTAAAAAAATAG
- the ilvN gene encoding acetolactate synthase small subunit, giving the protein MRHVLSVLVENEPGVLSRVAGLFSGRGFNIESLNVGPTLEPDISLMTITTRGDEHIVEQIVKQLRKLITVIKVVDLTYEKAVEREMVLIKVSAEDEKRAEVLRIADIFRCKVVDVSPTDLTLEVTGDQNKIKAIVNLLQRFQIKEFARSGTVAMRRSMQID; this is encoded by the coding sequence GTGAGACATGTTTTATCTGTTTTGGTTGAGAATGAACCTGGGGTATTATCCAGAGTGGCTGGTTTATTTAGTGGAAGAGGATTTAATATAGAAAGTTTAAATGTTGGCCCTACATTAGAACCTGATATTTCCTTGATGACTATTACAACTAGGGGAGATGAACATATTGTTGAGCAAATTGTAAAGCAGTTACGAAAGTTGATTACAGTTATTAAGGTTGTAGATCTTACTTATGAAAAGGCAGTGGAAAGGGAAATGGTGTTAATTAAAGTAAGTGCTGAAGACGAAAAAAGAGCTGAGGTATTGAGAATAGCAGATATTTTTCGGTGTAAGGTGGTAGATGTTAGTCCTACGGATTTGACTTTAGAAGTAACAGGTGATCAAAATAAAATTAAAGCTATTGTAAATTTATTACAGCGATTTCAAATAAAAGAATTTGCGCGTTCTGGAACCGTGGCTATGCGACGGTCAATGCAAATAGATTAA
- the ilvB gene encoding biosynthetic-type acetolactate synthase large subunit translates to MELTGAQILLECLKKEGVSHIFGFPGGAVIDIYHYLPKFPFKHILVRHEQGAVHAADGYARSTGKVGVCLVTSGPGATNTVTGIATAYMDSVPLVVFTGQVPTALIGNDAFQEVDIVGITRPCTKHNFLVKDVKELAYVVKKAFHIARTGRPGPVLVDLPKDVMQAKAKFSYPEKISLRSYNPHYEPNKKQIKRAASLISKATRPLIYAGGGVISSSAHEILTILAQKFHIPVTTTLMGLGAFPGDHDLWLGMLGMHGTYAANMSVNNSDVLISVGARFDDRVTGKISSFAPRAKIIHIDIDPTSIRKNVQVDVPIVADCKLALESLFNELVDRKDENWEEKHASWLEMVKEWKTKYPLRYERGGKAIKPQFVVEKLYELTKGDAIITTEVGQNQMWAAQFYHYKHPRTFISSGGLGTMGYGFPAAIGAQMANPDKMVIDIAGDGSIQMNIQELATAVSYNLPVKIVILNNGYLGMVRQWQELFYNKNYCATCLHQNPDFVALAKAYGAEGYRIKENKEVEPVLEKALASKKTVVVDVWVEPEENVYPMVPAGASLTEMLLV, encoded by the coding sequence ATGGAGCTCACAGGAGCTCAGATACTCTTAGAGTGTTTGAAAAAAGAAGGCGTTTCCCATATTTTTGGTTTTCCTGGGGGAGCAGTAATAGATATTTATCATTATTTACCTAAGTTTCCTTTTAAACATATTTTAGTAAGGCATGAGCAAGGAGCAGTGCATGCTGCAGATGGATATGCTAGGTCCACAGGCAAAGTAGGGGTGTGTTTAGTAACTTCTGGACCTGGAGCGACTAATACTGTTACTGGTATTGCTACTGCTTATATGGATTCTGTTCCCTTAGTAGTGTTTACAGGTCAGGTTCCAACTGCTTTGATTGGCAATGATGCCTTTCAAGAAGTAGATATTGTTGGTATTACTAGGCCTTGTACAAAACACAATTTTTTGGTGAAAGATGTAAAAGAATTGGCGTATGTAGTAAAAAAAGCTTTTCATATTGCGCGAACAGGAAGGCCAGGTCCTGTTTTAGTTGATTTGCCTAAAGATGTTATGCAAGCCAAGGCAAAGTTTTCTTATCCTGAGAAAATTTCTTTAAGAAGCTATAATCCTCACTATGAACCTAATAAAAAACAAATTAAAAGAGCAGCAAGTTTAATATCTAAAGCTACTCGTCCTCTTATTTACGCAGGTGGTGGGGTTATTTCTTCTAGCGCTCATGAGATTTTAACAATATTGGCTCAAAAGTTTCATATTCCAGTAACCACTACTTTAATGGGACTTGGAGCTTTTCCTGGAGATCATGATCTTTGGCTTGGTATGCTTGGCATGCATGGCACCTATGCTGCTAATATGAGCGTAAATAATTCTGACGTTTTAATTTCAGTTGGAGCAAGATTTGATGACAGAGTAACTGGTAAAATATCTAGTTTTGCTCCCAGAGCAAAGATTATTCATATAGATATAGACCCAACTTCTATTAGAAAAAATGTACAAGTAGATGTGCCTATTGTAGCAGATTGTAAATTAGCTTTGGAATCACTATTTAACGAATTAGTAGACAGAAAAGATGAGAACTGGGAAGAAAAACATGCTTCGTGGTTGGAAATGGTAAAAGAATGGAAAACTAAATATCCTTTACGTTATGAAAGGGGTGGCAAAGCTATAAAACCTCAGTTTGTTGTAGAAAAGCTTTATGAATTAACTAAGGGAGATGCTATTATTACTACTGAAGTTGGACAGAATCAGATGTGGGCTGCTCAGTTTTATCACTATAAACATCCAAGGACTTTTATTTCTTCTGGTGGTCTTGGTACTATGGGATATGGATTTCCTGCTGCAATAGGTGCTCAAATGGCTAATCCTGATAAAATGGTTATTGATATAGCAGGTGATGGCTCTATTCAAATGAATATTCAAGAATTGGCTACTGCTGTGAGTTACAACTTACCTGTAAAGATTGTTATTTTAAATAATGGTTATTTGGGAATGGTTAGACAGTGGCAAGAATTGTTTTATAATAAAAACTATTGTGCTACATGTTTACATCAAAACCCAGATTTTGTAGCCCTGGCTAAGGCTTATGGTGCAGAAGGCTATAGGATTAAAGAGAATAAAGAAGTTGAGCCTGTTTTAGAAAAAGCCCTTGCTTCTAAGAAGACAGTAGTGGTAGATGTATGGGTTGAACCAGAGGAAAATGTTTATCCCATGGTGCCTGCGGGAGCATCTTTAACTGAAATGCTTTTGGTTTAG
- a CDS encoding DUF465 domain-containing protein, translating to MEQYELELIAKYSDKDPELKSLWEDHLEYEKKLEKFESKPFLTPEEELEVKELKKMKLAGKTKLLALLNKYKDMEDK from the coding sequence ATGGAACAGTATGAATTGGAATTAATTGCCAAGTATAGTGATAAAGATCCAGAACTAAAATCTTTATGGGAAGATCATCTAGAATATGAAAAAAAGTTAGAGAAATTTGAAAGCAAGCCTTTTCTAACTCCAGAAGAGGAGTTGGAAGTAAAAGAATTAAAGAAGATGAAATTGGCAGGTAAGACTAAGTTGTTGGCTTTGTTAAATAAATATAAAGATATGGAGGATAAGTAA
- a CDS encoding DUF167 domain-containing protein, with product MEYSFLRCAKSGGWYLTVWIQPRAKQTEIVGEQNGKLKIRVNAPPVDSKANKAVLKFLANVLKIKQSELQLVKGKSSREKVIFIDASHPDWEGLNKP from the coding sequence ATGGAGTATAGTTTTTTGCGGTGTGCTAAATCAGGTGGATGGTATTTAACAGTTTGGATACAGCCTAGAGCTAAACAAACAGAGATAGTTGGTGAACAAAATGGAAAGCTTAAAATAAGAGTAAATGCACCGCCAGTAGATAGTAAGGCTAATAAAGCTGTTTTAAAATTTTTAGCTAATGTTTTAAAAATAAAACAGAGTGAGCTCCAATTAGTTAAAGGAAAAAGTAGTAGAGAAAAGGTTATTTTTATAGATGCCAGTCATCCAGACTGGGAAGGGTTAAATAAACCTTAA
- a CDS encoding DivIVA domain-containing protein, translating to MGKTKVDLLHYSFSTSLFGYTKEEVDDLIQEISEQIGKLTEENICLKSKVEELEIRLKDYQSREKVLQDTLLTTQKMAEDVKANAHKQAKNIIESAQNKAEEILNEAHRRLSQIHSDISELKRQKTRFEIELKNLIESHLDLLEEEKRQSEELDEIESKIRFMVK from the coding sequence ATGGGAAAGACAAAAGTAGATTTATTACATTATAGTTTTTCTACGTCTCTTTTTGGATATACAAAGGAAGAAGTAGACGATTTGATACAAGAGATATCTGAGCAAATTGGCAAACTTACAGAAGAAAATATTTGTCTTAAATCGAAGGTTGAAGAACTTGAAATTAGACTAAAGGATTATCAAAGTCGAGAAAAAGTCTTGCAAGATACTCTTTTAACTACTCAAAAAATGGCTGAAGATGTAAAGGCAAATGCTCATAAACAAGCGAAGAACATTATAGAATCAGCCCAAAACAAAGCTGAAGAAATTTTAAATGAGGCTCATAGGCGCTTATCTCAGATTCATTCTGATATTTCAGAATTGAAAAGACAAAAGACTCGGTTTGAGATAGAGTTAAAGAATTTAATTGAATCTCATTTAGACTTATTAGAGGAAGAGAAAAGACAGTCAGAAGAATTAGATGAGATTGAGAGTAAAATAAGATTTATGGTTAAATAG
- a CDS encoding YggT family protein: MFVLSNLLQALASVIDTLLTLYFWVVIISALLSWVNPDPYNPIVRILHNLTEPVFYRVRKWLPFTYIGGLDLSPIVVLLVIQFLKVFLVKTLFQISVSIAMP; encoded by the coding sequence ATGTTTGTTTTAAGTAATTTACTTCAAGCGTTAGCGAGTGTTATTGATACTTTGTTAACGCTATATTTTTGGGTGGTTATTATTTCTGCCTTACTTTCTTGGGTCAATCCAGATCCTTATAATCCTATTGTTAGGATTTTGCATAATTTGACAGAACCTGTTTTTTATAGGGTGAGAAAGTGGTTACCATTTACTTATATTGGAGGATTAGATTTATCTCCAATTGTTGTTTTATTGGTGATTCAATTTTTAAAAGTTTTTTTGGTAAAAACTTTATTCCAAATTTCTGTATCTATAGCTATGCCATAA
- a CDS encoding HAD family hydrolase, which yields MVICNPLARLKRQVKGIIFDCDGVLFDSRLANIKYYNWAREMHNLPPLTPEEEDYVHMHSVYESFYKILPRSLWDRIEEIRKAINYKELYKYLKMEDGLLELLLFLKNKGIWVAINTNRTNTMLPILYYYNLHIYFYPVVTASMISNSKPHPESVYFILNKWKISSEEVAYIGDSKLDEECARNSNVLFWSYKNRKLKCDMYIPNFWTLKQFLVNNLK from the coding sequence TTGGTTATTTGCAATCCTTTGGCAAGATTGAAAAGGCAAGTGAAAGGAATTATTTTTGACTGCGATGGAGTATTATTTGATTCACGGCTAGCTAATATAAAATATTATAACTGGGCTAGAGAAATGCATAATCTTCCTCCTCTAACTCCAGAGGAGGAAGATTATGTTCACATGCATTCTGTATATGAATCATTTTATAAGATATTACCTCGTTCTTTGTGGGATAGAATAGAAGAGATTAGAAAAGCTATTAATTATAAAGAGTTGTATAAATATCTTAAAATGGAAGATGGACTTTTAGAATTGCTTTTATTTTTAAAGAATAAAGGTATTTGGGTTGCTATCAATACTAACAGAACAAATACAATGCTTCCAATTTTGTATTATTATAATTTACATATATATTTCTATCCAGTGGTAACAGCTAGTATGATTTCTAATTCAAAGCCTCACCCTGAAAGTGTTTATTTTATTTTAAATAAATGGAAAATATCTTCAGAAGAAGTTGCTTATATTGGAGATTCTAAGCTAGATGAGGAATGCGCAAGGAATAGTAACGTATTGTTTTGGAGTTATAAAAATAGAAAATTAAAATGCGACATGTATATTCCAAATTTTTGGACATTGAAACAGTTTTTGGTTAATAATTTGAAGTAA